The Pedobacter mucosus genome window below encodes:
- a CDS encoding C40 family peptidase, translating to MIKKFLFSSLIAVCTFSAAFSQTKTKDSSKELNDPDNLASQYFSQVMGVAVDATSNLKLYKFVYEWIGTPYSYGGSSKKGIDCSAFTKAIYDKVFNTTIRRSSRDIFSMVDPLAKEDLKEGDLVFFKIKSRSISHIGIYLGDNRFAHASSSRGVVISNLNEPYYSRYFYKGGRILESFKKEFTVE from the coding sequence ATGATTAAAAAATTTTTGTTTTCATCTCTAATAGCTGTTTGCACCTTCTCCGCAGCGTTTTCACAAACAAAAACAAAAGATTCTAGTAAAGAATTAAACGATCCTGACAACCTTGCTTCTCAATATTTTTCGCAAGTTATGGGTGTTGCCGTTGATGCGACTTCGAACTTAAAATTGTATAAATTCGTTTACGAATGGATTGGAACACCTTACAGTTATGGTGGATCAAGCAAAAAAGGTATTGATTGTTCGGCTTTCACAAAAGCTATTTACGATAAAGTTTTTAACACCACCATCAGACGTAGCTCCCGTGATATTTTCAGCATGGTAGATCCATTGGCTAAAGAAGATTTAAAAGAGGGTGATCTTGTTTTCTTCAAAATTAAAAGTAGAAGTATTTCGCATATAGGTATTTATTTAGGTGATAATAGATTTGCTCATGCATCTAGCTCACGTGGTGTTGTTATTAGTAATTTAAACGAACCATATTACAGCAGATATTTTTATAAGGGCGGAAGAATTTTAGAATCTTTTAAAAAGGAATTTACCGTAGAATAG
- the pdhA gene encoding pyruvate dehydrogenase (acetyl-transferring) E1 component subunit alpha gives MSAVEINKDTWLKWFESMLLMRKFEEKTGQLYGQQKIRGFCHLYIGQEAVVAGAISAMQKGDSMITTYRDHAHALALGVTPDSIMAEMYGKATGCSKGKGGSMHMFSKEHNFYGGHAIVGGQIPLGAGVAFAEKYKGTDNVNICYMGDGAVRQGALNETFNMAMLWKLPVIFVCENNGYAMGTSVQRTTNMTDIYKIGLGFDMPCGPVDGMDPAAVHNAMDEAIQRARKGEGPTFLEMRTYRYRGHSMSDPAKYRTKEELEEYKAKDPVEHVRDTILKEKYADQAWIEEVEAKVKAIVDHAVKFAEESPWPDAAELYNDVYMQKDYPYVMD, from the coding sequence ATGAGTGCAGTAGAAATAAATAAAGATACGTGGTTGAAGTGGTTCGAATCGATGTTACTAATGCGTAAATTCGAAGAGAAAACCGGCCAGTTATACGGACAACAAAAAATACGTGGCTTTTGTCATTTATACATCGGACAAGAAGCTGTTGTTGCAGGAGCAATTTCTGCAATGCAAAAAGGCGATTCGATGATTACTACTTACCGCGATCATGCTCATGCTTTAGCCTTAGGGGTTACTCCTGATAGTATTATGGCTGAAATGTATGGCAAAGCAACGGGTTGTTCTAAGGGTAAAGGTGGTTCAATGCACATGTTTAGCAAAGAACACAACTTTTATGGAGGTCATGCAATTGTGGGTGGTCAAATTCCTTTAGGTGCTGGTGTTGCTTTTGCAGAGAAATACAAAGGAACAGACAATGTTAATATTTGTTATATGGGCGATGGTGCTGTTCGTCAGGGTGCATTAAACGAAACATTTAACATGGCAATGCTTTGGAAATTACCTGTAATTTTTGTGTGCGAAAATAATGGTTACGCCATGGGTACTTCGGTACAACGTACTACGAACATGACTGATATTTACAAAATCGGTTTAGGTTTTGATATGCCATGCGGACCAGTTGATGGAATGGATCCTGCTGCAGTACATAATGCAATGGATGAAGCCATTCAACGTGCTCGTAAAGGTGAAGGACCAACTTTCCTAGAGATGAGAACTTATCGTTACCGTGGTCATTCAATGTCTGATCCTGCAAAATATCGTACTAAAGAAGAATTAGAAGAATATAAGGCAAAAGATCCAGTAGAACACGTTAGGGATACTATTCTTAAAGAAAAATATGCAGATCAAGCTTGGATCGAAGAAGTTGAAGCTAAAGTAAAAGCAATTGTAGATCATGCAGTAAAATTTGCTGAAGAATCTCCTTGGCCTGATGCAGCTGAATTATACAACGATGTATATATGCAGAAGGACTATCCTTACGTAATGGATTAA